AAAGGATCGGTAACACGACTTAAGGTTTCACCTCCTACTACCAAAATTGTTTTAGCACGACCAGATTTTAATAAAACATCGGACAAGATTAACGCTTCTACCCAACCAGGACATCCAAAAATCATATCATAATTAATACAATTTCTATTCTTAATGCCAAGTTTATTCTTAAGTCGAGCCGCTAAAGAAGGCATAAAATTGGGAAGGCCTTTCTCATCAACTTCTCCAAAATTGGTGGCATAGATAATATAATCAATAGATTCTTTGTCCACACCAGCATCTTCTATTGCCTGAGTTGCAGCACGAAGACCTAAATCCGAATTGTACTCGCCTGCATTGATGTATCGCCTTTCTTCAATTTCTGTAATATCAACAAATTTGCTGATAACTTCAGAATTTGGTTTATCAATTTTTTCGTTATTTTCATCATAAAAAATTGAATCCATAAAGTAGGAACCGTCAATAACATTTTCTGGTACATAACATCCAGATCCTATAATAACTGTATTTGGCATCGAAGATTTTTGAATAATTAAAAAAACAAAATTACATATTTTTTTGAATTTGTTGTGAGGAATTCCAATAAATACCAATTTAGCTTTTGTAGGCTGATTTTAATAACCAAATAAAGCGGAATTTATCATCTTATTTTCTTGCAAATAATTACTAAATTTGCATATTGTCTTTTTGACAAAGCTTCAATTTGAATATCAGAAACAATGCTAAAAAACAACCCATCTCTGAAAGGCCTTCTCTTGGCTGTTATAGCTGCAATAGCTTCTTTCGGAATTTATTTTTTATTTCTGGCTAAACCTAATTATTATTTGGTGGACAATCCTACGCCCGATACTTATTTTTTCCGAATCAACAATGGTGAGCAAAAAATATTAGCTTCTGGACAATATCTAAAAATAGATTTGGATAAAGGCAAAAATGACATCAAGGTTTTTGACCAAAACAAAAAAATGCTTTACGACTCTAGCTTTCAGGTTATAAAAGACCGCGGAATGCTGAATATTGCACACAAAGACTATTATGTTTTCAAACAATATTATGGCTATTTCCGCGACAAAGATTCTTTGATTTTGTCACAAGGACATACCACTATCGATGGGAAAAACTTTATTGGAGACATCAAAAAGTCAAACAAACTTTACAACGAAGATTTCTATTTTAACATTGATGAAGATTATGATAAAGTCATTAAAAACATCGATAAAGTAGAAAGCCGTACCAAAATCTTTAGAAAACAAGATTTTATAAATTATTACAACGAAAACTATAAGTTTTAATCAAAATTCACGTTTAATTATATATTTTTATTTTGGATCATAATAACGTAACACCATATAATACTGATAATAGCAAGAAAAGTCAAGTCGAAGATATGTTCGACAACATTGCCCCAAAGTATGATCTTCTGAATCATGTTTTGTCAATGAAAATTGATGTGCTGTGGCGAAACACTTTGGTTAAATGGTTAAATAAAGACCAACCCAAAACTGTTTTGGACGTTGCTACAGGCACGGGTGATCTTGCCATTACAGTACAAAAAGGCACGCAGGCGCACGTAACAGGTCTAGATCTTTCTCAGCAAATGTTGAATGTGGGCATCGAAAAAGTAAAGAAACAAAAGCTTTCTGATAAAATATCCATGATGAAAGGCGATGCTGAAAGATTGCCTTTTGAGGATAACAATTTCGATGCTGTAACAGTTGCTTTTGGTGTTAGAAATTTTGAAAATCTTGAAAAAGGTTTAGCAGAATTAAAAAGAGTGGTGAAAGAAAACAAAAGTGTTTATATATTAGAGTTTTCAAAAGTTGAAGGATTTATGGGACCACTCTATATGTTTTATTTTAAAAATATTTTGCCCGCTATCGGAAGATTGGTTTCCAAAGATAACAGAGCCTACACCTATTTGCCAGACTCCGTTAACGCCTTTCCTTTTGGTGAAAAAATGAAAAACATATTGCTGCAAACAGGCTTCTCAAAAGTAGAATACAAAAAGCTAAGCCTAGGTATTGCGACAATTTATAAAGCCACAAAATAATAGGATGACAAAACTGAAACATCTTGTAGCCATCGCATTGTTAACTGGATTTACGGCTAACGCACAACTTACAGACATCTTTAGAAAAACAGATCGTCTCGATAATCTTGAAGATTTTGACACCCAAAAATTCAGTTGGGGATTTTACCTTGCTGCAAATAATTTTGACTCAAAACTGGTTTTGGATCCAAGATATGGGATGAATGGTCAAGAAAGTTTAATACAC
This genomic stretch from Chryseobacterium sp. POL2 harbors:
- the ubiE gene encoding bifunctional demethylmenaquinone methyltransferase/2-methoxy-6-polyprenyl-1,4-benzoquinol methylase UbiE; protein product: MDHNNVTPYNTDNSKKSQVEDMFDNIAPKYDLLNHVLSMKIDVLWRNTLVKWLNKDQPKTVLDVATGTGDLAITVQKGTQAHVTGLDLSQQMLNVGIEKVKKQKLSDKISMMKGDAERLPFEDNNFDAVTVAFGVRNFENLEKGLAELKRVVKENKSVYILEFSKVEGFMGPLYMFYFKNILPAIGRLVSKDNRAYTYLPDSVNAFPFGEKMKNILLQTGFSKVEYKKLSLGIATIYKATK